In Halovivax gelatinilyticus, the following are encoded in one genomic region:
- a CDS encoding acyl-CoA dehydrogenase codes for MDFSLSPEQRQIRDMVATFVDEEVIPRASEIDHEDEYPADLVSEMGDLGLMGMPFPEEYGGAGLDYHSYAIGLEEISRGSGGLGTIVAAHTSLAGNMLFEFGDEAQKERYLTPLAEGRDVGAFALSEAGAGSDVPAMETTADVVGEADDPDEYVLNGGKLWISNGSVADTVTVFAKTDPDAGNRGISSFVVRPDEDDGFFVEGTEDKLGDKGCPTAELRFDDVRIPADRRLGADGDGFIQALKTLNGGRITIAARGVGIARAAFEEARSYANEREQFGQPIGEFQAIKHKLADMDTKIQAATLLMHNAADKKIRGEPYIKEAAQAKLYASEVSREVANEGIQIHGGYGYTKDFPAERFYRDAKLNEIYEGTSEVLRNTIGDRLLQ; via the coding sequence ATGGATTTTAGCCTTTCACCGGAACAACGTCAGATCCGGGATATGGTCGCGACGTTCGTCGACGAGGAAGTGATCCCGCGTGCAAGCGAGATCGATCACGAAGACGAATATCCGGCCGACCTGGTCAGCGAGATGGGTGACCTCGGATTGATGGGGATGCCGTTTCCCGAGGAGTACGGCGGTGCCGGGCTCGACTATCACTCCTACGCCATCGGACTAGAAGAGATCTCGCGAGGGTCGGGCGGACTCGGAACGATCGTGGCAGCACACACCTCGCTCGCGGGAAACATGCTCTTCGAGTTCGGCGATGAGGCGCAAAAAGAGCGGTACCTGACGCCGCTGGCCGAGGGACGAGATGTCGGCGCGTTCGCCCTTTCAGAAGCCGGTGCGGGAAGTGACGTTCCCGCGATGGAGACGACGGCGGACGTGGTGGGTGAGGCCGACGATCCCGACGAGTACGTCCTAAACGGCGGCAAGCTATGGATCTCGAACGGCTCCGTGGCGGACACTGTCACCGTCTTCGCCAAGACCGACCCGGACGCGGGTAACCGGGGTATCTCGTCGTTCGTCGTGCGGCCGGACGAAGATGACGGATTCTTCGTCGAGGGAACGGAGGATAAACTCGGAGATAAGGGCTGTCCGACGGCCGAACTTCGATTCGACGACGTTCGGATTCCGGCCGACAGACGTCTCGGCGCGGACGGTGACGGATTCATCCAGGCGTTAAAAACGTTAAACGGTGGGCGGATCACCATCGCAGCCCGCGGCGTCGGTATCGCACGCGCTGCCTTCGAGGAGGCCAGATCGTACGCGAACGAGCGCGAACAGTTCGGCCAGCCCATCGGTGAGTTCCAGGCGATCAAGCACAAACTCGCGGACATGGATACCAAAATACAGGCCGCAACACTCCTGATGCACAACGCGGCCGATAAGAAGATCCGCGGGGAACCCTACATCAAGGAGGCCGCACAGGCGAAGCTGTACGCGAGCGAAGTCTCTCGCGAGGTCGCAAACGAGGGGATTCAGATCCACGGCGGGTACGGATACACCAAAGACTTCCCCGCAGAGCGGTTTTACCGCGACGCGAAACTCAACGAAATCTACGAGGGAACCAGCGAGGTCCTTCGGAACACGATTGGCGATCGATTACTCCAGTAA